ATTAGATTTTTGACTTCACATGCCCGAGACCATGCTACAAAGTACTAAACCTCAAAGTTTCACTGAATAATTATGTGGATATAATACCttgttttagtttaaagtttgagattttacacaaggagtctatgataaagtccgagtaaaatgtaatcattacccaagtgaaattagcaTCATTCCGCAaagttttggacatgttaaaattatgaatagtgTGCTAAGTTTTGGCTAAAATATATTATCATTAGGTTTTGATTTTTATCTTCAAAACTCTCATCAAATGTATTAAACAGACTTTATGTATAAACTTGCTGATGTGGAGCTATAATCACTATGTAACGCATTTGTTAATACATATTATATTAAACCTAACACACAatactgtttacaaaataaatacatgtttattatctGTTCACAAAGCTATTGtgtagtatttttttcatatcttagTGTGAAAACTGGGCATACTATATCTTTAAGTAAaagtaatgaaatttaaaaaaaaaataaaaaaacaaataaagaaaaaacatttgattAATAACAAACTGTAGGACACGACAAACTAcgaatatttttattgtatattaatGCCTCAATGATATTATGCTGTTCCGTCGGCACGAAAATGCAACAAAAAGGAGAAAACAAACTGTCTGTTAGTTACTGCTATGATATTAGTTGATCATCTTTGCATGAACTATGTTCAGAAGATATTCATTTTCTCGTTAATGCAAGAAGGTTCCAAATACTGATAATTAAAGAGTGTTATGTTACCTGTTTGCTTCAATGGGACGTAATATCTTCCATAGACGGATAATCTTTTGTGCGTGCTTTGTTAAATATTAAATGCACTCCATACATAATCACAGTTCGTAGCTTGTATGTTTGATAGAGTTTACTCTTTCGGTACATTTAACTGAGTATCAGGTTTATCAAACATTATTACACGACCTACAATTTAACCTAACTTTACAACATATCATAAAATAATTCAGTCAATAATCTGCGCGTTAGAACACGTTTATTTAAGGCGGAAGGAACTAATACTATGGGTTATATGTATTGCAATAGCTAAtgtgtataaaaatgtaaaagtaactTCAGAATCGGTAATAATCACGAGAAGTCCAACTATTAAAACAGTTAGTGAACACAGTTTAAAAAGGCATGACAAAATGAACTGCAAATTTCATTAAACTGAGTTTAAATAACGATTACGTCGTAAATAGGGGAacaagaaaatatcatatttaatttataatgttTGTACAGCACTAAACGCAATATAAACGAAAAATACACACATTGTTCTACTTTACCTGTTTGCTTCACTAAGTATAGATCCAGAATGCCCTTAATATTGATAATTGAATGCCATTTATACGTGCACCGGTTACGAGCAAATGTAACAAATGAACTTTATTTCTTGGAAttaatgaatgacagtcgattaAGGTGTCATAATGATTGACAGCGGATGCTAATGTTTTCATGTGACACAGGAAGATACATATGTATTTAGTTTGTAAGTGTTATTTGTATAGATTTCGCACATTATTAAAtcgttttgaaatttaaataaacaaaagagTAAGTCCATACACAACGTTTCTGAAGCTATCATTAAATCCACGTTGGCCTAGTTAGAACGCACTTTATTTCGAACTTACTTTTTTTGTCATGAGTTCGGTTCCCAGACCTgtatatttaaaactatatacaGTTTCATACTTTTAATAAGGTACAATGAAAATACTATAGATGTACAATAGAAGTTAGTTTATTCAGTTCCAACGTTTCCACCAATCAACTGAAATGTGTAATTACTGACAAAAATAACCACAATTACGTTGAAATACACACCCGAGCTCGAGTCCAAGTCTAGCTGAACATTTTCTCACCCTGTAATATTTGACGTCACTGGACAAAAAAAgagtaaatattatattttctagGCCGTGCTACATTGTCTTAAAGGGCATGAAAATGTTATCTCACTAACATTGTACGTCTTTATAGAGCAATCCCCTCTTATCTTAGACTTCCAGGTACGGATGCAATTCTAACTGATTTCATTTTCCATCGTAGGAGTTAGCACTTACATCACAAAAGAACAGAAAAATTATAGAGACTGTACGTACAAAGGGGAAAAACGGGTACAGACAATTCAAAGAATGTCTTAGAGAATCAGATCAAGGGCATCTTGTGGACCATTTAGAACGAAACGAGAAGGAAGTAAAACAGACAGCAAGAAAAAGTATGTAAACTTTGTATgaacatttaacaaaataaaaatcaaacgaATGTACTACAACACCTGGTACTTTCGCAGTATGACAGAAATAATGGCAAATTTGAACAGGTGTAGAACAACCGAGTAATGCATTGATAtacatttaattcttaaaaaacTCTACCCATTTCAAAATGTCACAGAAATACACTCAGGTTTTTAGTTAAATTCCAAGCTTCAGAAAACACACAGGGAACACATAACAAGTGATATCATTTAATATTGTCATACTTTGaatgtttcatgaagaaacagaaATACAattcacaattatttttgttttttgttttctcgCAAAACATTGATATGATTATTTCAAGATATGTAACTCGTTTAACTCTTGTTTCGTATTTAAAGAACCCACACAAACGATTAAAAAGGTTTCTGATGAGGACATTGCCAAAATCGCAAATGCGATAGGCAAAAACTGGGAACTGCTTGCCCCTGCTCTAGGCTTAATCGATACAGAAGTTGATCATCTGAAAATGAATTATGATACAGTGGAACTATGTATATATCAAATGCTGATGACATGGAAAAAAAGAAGCGGGGAAGCTGCAACTTTACAAAACTTGTTATCAAAGATTCAGAGCATGCCGTCAGTAACAGTGAACATGGATTACATATACAATAATGGTACTTGTATTATATCCAGATAAAATGTATTATCGTCTTAGGTAGTTATGCTAAGGAATAACTAattcatattttacagaaaatgttatgaaaagaATCGCGGTTTAGCAGTTTTCAGTTGGACGTACCCTATGCAAATTCCAATTAATGCTTTATTCTTTGTTCTCTCTGCTTTACAATGTTTTAGGTGATCAAGTTCTGTATAGTCTTTACGTTTTTATGTTAATAATTACTGAATAAACAGAATAGTTCACTCACTGTGGATTTTGGCATCGCCTAGTATCTTTTTCcatgtttgtttaaagttttagcATAGACATATACACGAAAAACGTTGAACATCTTTTTGTCTAAAACTCTAATGCCCTGGCAGTAGATATTCAGCATGTACCATTGTGTAGCGTAGTAAAAGTCTTTATGTCTAAAACCCCAAGatccagagcttagatatttgttatgtagcattgtgtagagATCTTCTACCCGTTTGAGCTAGGTAAGCGATAGAGAACCatcatttattttacttaattaattaataatcgAGTTAGTATATTGTATGAAAATTGAAATAGAATTACAAATGTTTCTGTATTTGTACTGCCCACCTAATGAGAAATCTTTCTTCTTTTTGGGAGTTACATTTTCTTGATCTTACATTAGGTTTGTTTTCGGCTTCATGGTAAGatactttttcaataaatatggttttagtatgttttattttcagaatattaaGCGAAATTAAGATAAATATAACAATTTCAAAACTATATCTTGCTGTCCAGAACGTATGTGTAACCACAATCACGGCAGAGTAAATTGCAACGTgatgaatttaaaaaatagtaATTTGCAAACATACGTTTAAATGACAATGATGATTcataaaattatagaaatatcAACCTTCTATTTTCTACTCTCTTATCAttgatgaaagaaaatattatccCTATACccttttgtgaaaataaaattctttttgttataaaatattgtgAGGTGATCTATTTTACAAAGGAAAGAATTATCTCTCTTCTTTACTTTTAATGTAAGATTATTTCTAAAAGAAATtactgaattgaaactgatgATCATTAAAAACCATTAACTAAACAGATGAATGACGAGCCGCATGACTTCTGACCACTAGCATGATGTACGAAATTATTCAAAGGCAATTTAACAACTCTTTCATAGACTTCCTGGTCATTCTATACTGATAATCAGTTCTTAAATTCTGAAAGTTTGTGAAAGAATCTTTCTTATTAGTGTAGTAGCTAGTCTAAAAACACGTTTTGTATTTATTGCAGTGCCTGGTGCTTCACAACCTGCTTCGTATCAGaggtatttttaatttctttctaaaaatatacGATATATTACTTAACTTGAATGAATTTACGCGAAAtcattcaaataaaacaaaaaagtaaatgttgacatttaaaaaatttgttgaaGTTTCACATTTTAAAGTGAGAAAATATCAGTATCAAATTTTTACTTTCTGAAAGGGTTCTTGCAGTTGTTTCAACAGAATTTACGATGACTTGTAATAGTTTAAAAATCGATGTGTTTAGTAAtcttatacatttatttaaatatatgtaaattgttATTACAGTATCAGAAATATTTTGCACAATCTTGTAGATCTAAATTCGTCGAAGACATGACTGTTGAAATTCCAGTGTCAGATAGTCAAGTcaaagaaaacgaaaataaacataaacaaatagaAGAACAATCTTGGATTTCTAATGCCATTGACGGAGTGAGTCCAGTCAAAGAACGACCAGAACGACAATTGCAAGAAGAAAGTTACAATAAATTGAAGACCATGAAAGCAGAAGATCAAATTGATGCTGTAGGAACACAACTATCAGAACCAAATGGAACAGAAGTAACACCATCGTACGagaatttaaatgttaatttcaATTCGAAAGCATCAGTGAGTGTCGAAAACCAACCGATACAGGTGACAGATAATTTCACTAATAAAATCCAAAGTGTAATAAGTGTATTGAGTAGTATGACAGAACCACCTACTACTCACATACCCGAAAAAGTAAACAAATCAAAACTGAACCAGAGAAGTAATCCATACACAAATCAAGGTGTACACTTTAGTAAAAACATTACGGTAGACCTCCCTGCAGAATCGAACGACGAAATATCGAAAAAGAAACTTGAAGAAAAGTTTAAACAGCCTCAATATATATCTCGTCGTAAGAGTACTCATGACGGAAGGCTTTTGATCCTTGAAAGAAATGACTTTGAATATATAAAGAGCAAATATAACACACAGAAACCAATGGAAGGTGGCTTTGGTTGTGTTTATATTTGTAAGTATGTTGTGAATCATAAAAATTCAAAATCCGCCTATATTGctcagaaaatattttacatgtaattcATTGTCTCTTTTGGTTGATGTGGAAAACAGTTTAGGTACATACAGTTATCTTGTCTTTTCtgggatcacggagtccattcatTTCTGAATAATAGGATTAAGCCCGTGCTGGTTGAGGGAtgtcgcacatttcattacctcttgtgAACagctgctattattttacttggttgcgttttatgcgTCCAAAGGATCTCCATATATACATTTTAGTACCATGTGGTGGCCGTAAAAGTCTCCATATTCTTGAACTCattgttgttataatttctggtcctttggaagtATGGAGTCCTTCCAAAGTTTGTGAATGCTTGCGTTTTGTGATTCCAAACGATCTACTCATACATTTTGTTAATATTGATAATTTCAGTGGCAGTATTTTACCATTTCGATAACTTCTGATCAGTTCCATATCTATAATGATCCTGTAtttcataaatttgtaaaaagagTTTTATAATGTGCAATTTAAATCAATCATGAATTAAACAGTTGATTATGTTTTGAAAGCTACACGGAATTAACCCAGTTCATTTCATTAGTCCGTGTAACTAGTCCAAACAGATTTGCCTTTCTTTTATcgagtattttgtaacactgaacTACAAAATGCTAATAATTTTATAGCTTTGTGTATATATGCGGTTAAACAATCATTTCCTGTTCCCACGCGGCCTCTATATTTTCAGCTTGGATCTTTTTTGCAGTTATATGTGTTGTTTTGTATGTTCGTTTCACCACCCCTCTCCTGCCTAacgcattcttttttaaaaagggtataTTTTAGTCAATCTATCTGTTATACTCACCTGATGTGTCATTTCTTGGGTGATTGTTCTCACATTGGGCAATTCTGGTTGCGTTTGGTAGCCTCACAATGCTTTTTACatattataataacataataaacatTTTCAGCTAAAGAGAAGATACCACCTCTTGATATTAAAGTggcaataaaagaaatagaatgtaGTAACGAAAAAAGTAAACATTACGAGAGGTCCATCAGCAATGTAAGTAAAAGTTTGTttcataaataatgtattttcttttgtcatttaattccttttgttttatttcttctaaAAATGGTGTTAACAGTTCTTCTCGCTACACTTGTTcgaatattattttaagaagttttatcTTAACTAAAAATTGATCATGTCATATTGCCTTATCGTTCGATTGTTCTCTGAATCTACAGACAAAAACATAATGATAGATTTGAGAGGCAAAAACACAAAATTGTGGAATGAGTCATTTCGTTATATCTTTTAATAGATGACAGTTGGATAGATTACACAATTACACATAAATCACACTTTCCCTGTTTTCTTTGCTGATTGCAATTCACAGATGATGAGGATTtatttttttccagtattttgaCCAAAGCAtttgtatgtgtgcgtgtgtgtaaaaCACCAGCGAAGTTCTACCgttgaaatttaaacatattgcGCCAAAATATAGTTGACTAATAGTCAAtagtctgattaaaatcatttccaattaacgctacgcattTGATCTGAAGACAGGATATTAAGACTCACGTTGACCAAatagagccttgctttcaacattttgaaagtgaaagtagaagtttaaaaaaaaatctgtatttaacCTGGAATTCCAGTTTTCAATATGTAATTATCACCTACAGGTATACAAGTCTAATAAGAAAGCTTaaagaaacacatgagaattagttgtttattttctcttcaaaatttaaaagcttttgtaaggagtaccggaggtaaactgcctcaattataaagctttatatttaatcATCGATAAGTGCGTCTTCATCTGGGTGTACTGGTCAAAAATgcaggaaaatatttatttccgCGGCGGCCCAGGTTCGATTCAAGACTCGGgtgtgatttatttttatttcacatttcttaaagatagaaacaaaatctcatattCATAATATAATGACACTGTTATTCTAAAGAAGaattattttagccaaaatttgaGTCAAGTGTTGAAACGAATCTTCTAACTGGTTCATATAAAaatagattggtggaaataaatttaaaaatattggaaatccgattatacagAAAGACGAATTTGAATAGGCTGTCATTAGATCTAACTTTTAGTGTCGGTCCGTAAATTTGAATCCTGCAATTACCTGAatagtattcaagctaggttcataaaactatATGTATAGAGGGCAATGTGTAGATAAAGCAAGATATATGGCTGAATTATAAGGAAGTTCGAGAACTTTAGTCAGACTGACATacttaaagtaataaaaataattaaaataattaaagaaacaagTTGATGTTGTAACAACTATATCGAATGTTGAAGTAGCTTGATACTTCCATTTTGTACATCAACTGTTAAATGTATCTTGAAATAACCAAGAATATTTATCACTTTACAGGAGAAACTTGCGTCTCGGATAATGCATTTTGCCATAGTTCCGCTGCTAGCAATGGGATGTGACAAGGATAAAGGGtatgatttaaataaaatcactttttttataaataatgtacATTTATCTAGGTGTTTGAAGATGCAATGTCCATAGAATAGCTTCGAAACAATTATTTAAGTATAacagacgttggtcgaattgactttTGTCTATAATCACTAACATTAGGCAAGAAAGAAGAAATCTCAATGTTTCAGCAATTAAAGCTACCGtttgataaaaagaataatacattCGTTTCTTTCTATGTTGCAttgaataaaaatgacaaaatgaacgGCAGATCTACACAATATATCATCTTATTCAAATCGTTTAGTAAGTTAAGTATGAACATAAACTttcatgtaatatattttattatgtttctggctgataactcaagaatgcgtgggcataggatcatgaaagttgaaagagACGTTGCTCATGATCTGCAAATAatctctattgatttttaggtcagtaggtcaagggtcaagttcacaatgacacggaacagttaacccgtttctggatgataacttaagaacgcttgggtctaaaATTATGAatgttgatagagaggttgatcatgaccagtaaatGACAACTGAAAGTTAAACGTTTGAGTACCTACACTAAATAGTGTTTTGCATTGCTCAGGTCTTTAATATAATGTAGGGGATATTAGCTATAGAAATGTTTCCAGAGATAAATCCTTTACACGTTTCATGTGGAATACATTGACTTTTTatgcgtaacatttttaaaagatgTACCCTATCGCTTAGACGCATTcttataatttttgttatttgtcaTATGTCTTCCGATACCAATGTTATTTAGTATACTTCACTTTTTGAGCTCATGCAACGTCTATTTCAACAACCGATGTAAATAGATGCCTACATCTATTCTAAGGGTTTTATGTTTTCAGAAAATACGCCAAGGTGATAATACTAGGCACAAGATTTGAAAGTGACGCGATTCTATAATCTAAAAGCAATTTATGTAGATTATGAACACTCAGCATTCTTATAAAACAAACTCAGCTGTACCGTACAAcaaacagtttatttttttaattttcagaataTATTGGTTTCTTTTACCTTGTCTTGAAAAGGGGGATTTGAGCACATTGATTGCAAATGACACTAGACGTATTGATGGTCATTCAATGGAAGATACAGAGTTAACTCGCCAAAGAAGACTCAGAATCATTTACCATATCAGTGCAGCAATAGACTTTCTCCacactgaaattgaaaattttaggtaaaataattattgttaaagGTGGTAAGtcacataaaacatatttatatttacatcttAACATATTTATGAACTACGTATATGGTTTGTTTTGTAAAGAGCTTCTGTCTTCAGCAGCATCATATTCTAAAAAATAACTGTTGCAAGAATTAATAATTAAAggatttttgtgtatttttaatgACATGAGTTAAGCTGAAAAGTCTTGTTATCATTTATCATTGCCTTGCCGGTATTTTGAAGGGGCAGAATAATTCATTTAGATGTCAAAACACCCAACGTCGTTCTTGACCCGTTTTACAATGCAAGGCTTACAGACTTTGGAGTTGCAAGAGAAACAACTGGAAATGATACCTCAATCAGAATGACGCTACAAACCGCTATTCCTACAACAAAAGGATACTTTGACCCACCAGCACACAGTAAACTTCGGAAGTACTTCGACTATTTCAATATAGGTGTAGGTATGTAGAGTTCAATACAGTTGGAAAGTACGCCCAGTCGGTTACCTTTTACTAATTACTAGTGTTTAAGACGGGTGTAAACACGGAAAGTTTTCATGCAGTTAAAAAGTACTTATTGCTTCTGTCATTTCTGtccaatataaaatatgaaaaaatcatattgacattttggtattattttttgCAGTAATAAGAGAGTTGTTGACCGGGAAACCTCCATATTTCCAAGACCCAGGCGACCCGAAAGAAATGTTTCTCAAAAACATGGAAACGTATATGTTGGAGGAAATTTACATTCAGGTTTATTTAGCTTATAcaggcatttttttttgttttcataatacaCTACATCATATTGTAAATGACAttcatttctgttttgttttataatgtctttctttatcaaatttttgGACAGTTAAATGCGTTGAAACGTAATGTTCGATACTAGGTTTATTCAAAGAAAATGAAACCATTGTCGAGCGCTACTATTAATTAATTTCCAAATCGTCATTGGGAATGTAAAATGActcttttagctcatctgagctcGAAGTGCTTTGATAGTTGgatgtccgtccgtcgtccaaaatatgtaaaacattgaGAATATTCTTTTCTGAAATGCTGGCACTATTTAAAATACTTTCTCTATTTGAAGTCTTTCTTGGAGTTCCATATAAATTTACACACTTGGTGCTTTTGTGACCTTCTATCACATTTTTAAGTCCCCGCTCACATTACCTTACCCCCAACATTTTTTTTCGACTTTCACTTTGTCGTGTTTCTTGATATTAATTGCCTCTTAGTATCACGTCATCTACACCACTCGTGCCAACATTACACCCCTAAATTACACACCGTCCGATAATTTCGTTAAATTTTGGGTTATTGTGATTCTTGATATCGTATTTTACTATCATTACCCTTGCCGCGCACATTCTCCTATAAAACCCCATGCGGTTACCCACCACCCTAAccaaaaatggaaatatttcttgatattgtcCCATAGTACCCTGTTGCCCCAGAACcatatttagtagaaacttttgaACATTTGCTTGTCTAAAAACACTGGCCCATTTGAGAAAGAAAACCGTGAAACTGAAGTAGTAAGCGAATAATGCCAACATGGCCTTCGTGTTCTTTTAAAATTTGTGTTCATAATTTCAAAGTTGGTAATTAGGCCGGTTATATTACTTGAAATAAAGTCAAAAtcttaaactaattccaacatcaAGTTTAATTGAcgatttataaaatttagttacttatgcaatacaggaaaaaagtcctAAAAATCACGCCAACCTCTGAAAAATTTGGTAATATATGTTTAcctttttaatcaaataaagtgttgcaaatatatcaaaaattaaatcaattaagCGAAATATTAGTGTCATTTCTTTAGCCACATGTATGTATTacataaattaaataaagcagttcaagaagtattttataaataagtgCCATAACTGTTTCTGAGTCTCGAGCAAATATTAAAGTACCAAACCCATCTGCAGTAAgattgtgaatacatttttgttttacaaatccCCTACGAATGTTTGGTAttttgtttctgactttgagaAACAAATGTTTGTTGTTCAATCCCTTTAACTGCAATTTCCACgagtttgttttagaaatatgtatatataaatttagttacaaagtttgtaaaaaatactGAATGCAGCTTACCAAAAGTTGCTACCAATTTCACAATAACTTTTTAtctgatattcaaagcaaacatttatgctatTGTAAACCAGTAGtagaacaatacagcatatggtCCACAATAATGGCCACAATACACTGACTGTATATGAAGTTCCAGTTGCAATATCTCCATAATGTGTCATAATTGTTTTCTCTGAGTTTCATTTTTTACATACCacttattctatataaaaaaatatgttaaaattagtTCAAACCCGAAAGTTAAATTGACCAGCCTAATTATGTTTATAGTATATAATGATTCAAAAAggatttatataaattttcagGGAGACATTTGGAACGACAAGGATGATCTATGTGAACCAGCAAAAAGAATGCTGATTTTATCACAGCAATGTTTTGACAGTGCTAAAAACAGTGAAGAAACCAAAGATAAAAAGTTGACTTCGACGAAGATTTTGAATAAAATGGAGGTAAGCTTATATTAAGATTTCACTTGTATGACATCTTGCAGTTGCATTGAATTGAGCTTTTACCCGTCGAACATGTATCTGATGTAATCACTTCTAAAACTGTACCAAGAAACATCATGTAGACACTGCAACTGAAAATATAAACTTCAAATATGCATTATCTTTTTTAGATATgtgtgtagctaactgcatcaaagtacacagtctgTGAAAATCatttagatatcattttctgaaaaaagagctttttgagctgaaaaaatgatcctaggtaaaatatttggaaacaagatggccaagatggatcactcacctgagaaacacacaataacagtgtagacatatttgacctagtgatttcatggaaacaaatattctgacaaattttcattaagattggaccaaaaatgtagtatctaaagtgttaacaagtatttcttttcaatttgacctagtggcctggTTTGTGAGCCAagataacctatattcaaacttgacctagatttcatcaaggcaatcattcttaccaaatttcatgaacttcaatttaaaaatacagcctctatcacatacaaaacgtttttcttggatttgtcctagcgacctattttttgaccccagatgacccatattcaaactttgcCTTTactttatcaaggctatcattctaaccaaatttcatgaagatcaattgaaaaatacagtctctattgcatacacaaagtttttctttgatttgacctagtgaccgagtttttgacaacagatgacccatattctaacgcgacctagatttgatcaaggcaatcattttgaccaaaattcatcaaGGGCaatttgaaaatacagcctctatcccatacacaaggtttttctttgatttgacctagtgacctagtttttgactcattttcaaacttggccagGATTTCATCAAcgtatttattttaacaaaatgtcatgaagatcggttgaaaaaaatacagcctctatcgcatacacaaggtttgtctttgatttgacctagtgaccttgttattgaccccagatgacccattttcaagcttggccagatttcatcaagataatcattctggccaaaattcatgaagatcaattttaaaatacagccatctatcgcatacacaaagattttctttgatttgacctagtgacctagctttcaacctcagataaccaattttcgaacttgatttagattttatcaaggcaatcattctcaccaaaattcatgaagatcaaatgtaaaatacagcctctatcgcatacacaatgtttttctatgatttgccctaatgacctagtttttgacctcagatgacccattttcaaacttggcctagatttcatcaaggtaataaaatttcatgaagatcagttgaaaaatacagcctctatcgcatacacaaggtttttctttgatttgacctagtgacctagtttttgaacacagatgacccattttcaaagttaGCCTAggttttatcaagataatcattctgaccaaaatttacgaagataaattgaaaaatacatcctctatcgtatacacaaggttttt
This Mercenaria mercenaria strain notata chromosome 17, MADL_Memer_1, whole genome shotgun sequence DNA region includes the following protein-coding sequences:
- the LOC128550230 gene encoding uncharacterized protein LOC128550230, coding for MASGGSFDEDDFYKRVLMSSQKRFVSDADPVALLDEFLQKEFIDHDLYRDISELALTSQKNRKIIETVRTKGKNGYRQFKECLRESDQGHLVDHLERNEKEVKQTARKKPTQTIKKVSDEDIAKIANAIGKNWELLAPALGLIDTEVDHLKMNYDTVELCIYQMLMTWKKRSGEAATLQNLLSKIQSMPSVTVNMDYIYNNVPGASQPASYQRSKFVEDMTVEIPVSDSQVKENENKHKQIEEQSWISNAIDGVSPVKERPERQLQEESYNKLKTMKAEDQIDAVGTQLSEPNGTEVTPSYENLNVNFNSKASVSVENQPIQVTDNFTNKIQSVISVLSSMTEPPTTHIPEKVNKSKLNQRSNPYTNQGVHFSKNITVDLPAESNDEISKKKLEEKFKQPQYISRRKSTHDGRLLILERNDFEYIKSKYNTQKPMEGGFGCVYISKEKIPPLDIKVAIKEIECSNEKSKHYERSISNEKLASRIMHFAIVPLLAMGCDKDKGIYWFLLPCLEKGDLSTLIANDTRRIDGHSMEDTELTRQRRLRIIYHISAAIDFLHTEIENFRGRIIHLDVKTPNVVLDPFYNARLTDFGVARETTGNDTSIRMTLQTAIPTTKGYFDPPAHSKLRKYFDYFNIGVVIRELLTGKPPYFQDPGDPKEMFLKNMETYMLEEIYIQGDIWNDKDDLCEPAKRMLILSQQCFDSAKNSEETKDKKLTSTKILNKMEDVVNHFCDGHAWERSTDKADDNCEMCLVNSSVEKDLLSHANCQCPLKVCVSCMRNSYLNPLRCHTCFQEIEPIIGSKWGAVLVAGRYDNDSEFSKSCSKDIADVEKVIISRCPLVIGIRKPYVRTITHSISISLEQDEDFTSRVQSAFNDLKQNGVRTIFFYFSGRFSKADDGFVMQTKCVDRNTSTEEQQYASKYLLMSEFKEMLRSFSEKSSDPTANEMDKNFIIVLDCAEAPILGFNDLESDTEMYRRIVQLNACGPNQTIVRESDGSIFKQFFIQGLTMKATKKTCHLEKYERCDICPIKVDDFITIGSLNTYITRHMEAYYKHLDREPAVPVQYTPKDAKIAYVVDTSAELNFILTFGGMQKDCSIACHFFNEISQLKEVLFDKFVDKMNVDKEKGTELQLSAGGYRDILQIIIKTGPKETHKLKLNSLEQIMSAWNGKRELFVEMRDIQTISDGMVGVFRETKTLLSFLQQYEKEEQAKRTIYRMDVDSFRQLKSPELLQLKKGVLALPKEELKLAELHIILPSMTDETGSRRHRDDFVCFKIEKKSSVGNC